The stretch of DNA CATGCCGCGCCAGTCGTTGTTGTGCAAACCACCCGGGCGCGTGGCCAACAGCCTGGCGAAGAACTTCACCCCACCCCCCTTTACCTTTGCGTAATCGACATCTAGCCGGGCCTTTGCATCGGCAACCTTCACCCTGAATTCCTTGCTGATCTGTCGCGCCATAGCCGTGCTGCCCTGCCTCACGGTATCGTTGAGCGCGCGCACCAGAGCCTTGTTGCCCACTTCCTTGCCCAGCCGATCCAATTGCGCTGCCACCTTGGGGAAGTTGTTGCGGATGCTGATGACGTTGCTCATGCCGATTCCTTTCGTGCCGCCTTGATGTTCGCTTCTGCCTCACGCACGCGCTCGCACCAGGCACGCCACTGGGCTGCCCCGTCGGCGATGCGCTTGGCCCAATACGCCAGCGCCTCGGCATCACCGGCCGCGATCGCGGCTTTGATGGCCAGGCCGATGTCGGCCTGTTCCTCAACCGACCACCCCTCGGCCTTTGCCGCCGCCGGGAAGTCGAGGCGCATTTGTTCGATCACCGCCCAACCTCCAAAAAGGTTGGACGCGAGGTTAGACGGCGGAAAGCCTTGTCCTGCCTAGCTCTGTCTAACCTCCTAACCTTGTCTAACCTAAATGTGCATAGCTGCACGCGCGTGCGCGTATGTGTGCGCACCCGCTCATGTACGCACGCGCCGGGAGGTTGGACGAGGTTAGGAGGTTGGACGGATGCCCTATCCATGCGGGTTTGCGCCGTCCAACCTTTTCCGGGCCGTCCAACCTTGAGGTTGGACGGAATCACCGATCCCTGGTTAAAACGGCACATCAGGCACCTCCGCCGATGAACCTGCTGCGCTGGCCGACGGTGCTGAATCCTTCTTCGGCGGCCGCTCGTAGTACCACAGGCGATTGCCCGAGGTCTCCCGTTCCTTCTTCCATCCCTGGCGCCGCATGATCTTGCTGATCGCCATCGATTCGGCCTTGGCGCGGCCGATCTTGCCGACTTCGATCTTGAGGCAATCGGTCAGCAATTCCAGCGCCGTGACGCGGCTGACCGAAGTGCCGCCCAGGTAGATCA from Rhodospirillaceae bacterium encodes:
- a CDS encoding phage tail protein, with protein sequence MSNVISIRNNFPKVAAQLDRLGKEVGNKALVRALNDTVRQGSTAMARQISKEFRVKVADAKARLDVDYAKVKGGGVKFFARLLATRPGGLHNNDWRGM